The DNA sequence CATAGACGCTGCAGATTGCATCTAAAACTCGTGGCAGCCGTTTATATTTTGGAATGACGCGGACAGTTGCAATGATGGTTCCGATCAAAATACCGATGATCAGACCGATTATGGCGATGATAACGGTATTCTTCAGACCTTCAACAACCTTTACATATCCTCTGTTATCAATGAATATTTCTATGAACTTTTGTATTTTACTTGAAATGTCTCCCATGAAATATCCTTTCAATATCATTTATTTTCTTCACGCGAGAAACGCGTGATTCTTATAGCATATTTTTACTGCATAGCATTTAATGATTTTGTAATGGCAGCAGCAGGAGCTGAATCGATGATAACATAATTTAAATTTCCGTTTAATAAATCCTGAACTGCAAGTGAACCGTTCTTATAACCGGTAGATGTCATCTTAAGACCAGCGAATCCCCAGTCATCATCACCTTCGCAGTAGAACTGTCCGGTTGTACCTGTCTGGAAACCAATCTTGCTGCTTGAATCCTTAGCGTTAAGGATTGCATTTACATCATCGGCAGTCTTACATTCGTCAAATTCTGTGTTGTCTGATGGAACGATCAACTTCTGGGAAGCCTTGTAGTAAGAATCTGAGAAAGCTACATATTCTTCACGATCCGGCTTGATTGTAAGACCGGCCATAGCGATATCACATTTCTGCTGACCAACGGAGAGACATACAGCATCGAAATCCATGTTCTGGATAACCAGCTCCTTACCGAGTTTGTCAGCAAGTGCCTTA is a window from the Lachnospiraceae bacterium GAM79 genome containing:
- a CDS encoding transporter substrate-binding domain-containing protein, with product MKLKKFLAITMSAALAMTALTACGSKTDDSKSSDKKTAKVIEIDLTDEEYAFGVDKTQPDLLKEVNTFIADMNSDGTFEEICNHYFGDGEPVAVESATLDSSKDQLVVATNAAFEPFEYTKGENYYGIDMEIAKALADKLGKELVIQNMDFDAVCLSVGQQKCDIAMAGLTIKPDREEYVAFSDSYYKASQKLIVPSDNTEFDECKTADDVNAILNAKDSSSKIGFQTGTTGQFYCEGDDDWGFAGLKMTSTGYKNGSLAVQDLLNGNLNYVIIDSAPAAAITKSLNAMQ